From Frateuria aurantia DSM 6220, one genomic window encodes:
- a CDS encoding PLP-dependent aminotransferase family protein, whose product MQDMRDRIASRSLAAGARLPSVRACAQMHGVSVSTVVDAYDRLVAEGVIEARRGSGFYVSDRLVPLSLNDAGDRRSHVSDPVWVARQALESGEAMHKPGCGWLPADWMPDQDIRRALRAMARQPLAPLTAYGTPQGLPALRQLLCRRIGERGISAGPEQLLLTESGTQAVDLLCRYLLEPGDTVLVDDPCYFSFHAMLRAHRASVVSVPYTPNGPDLAAFEQCLSRHRPRLYITNSGLQNPTGAALSFEVAHRLLQLAQQHEMWIIEDDVLADFEWRPAPRLAALDGLQRVIHTGSFSKTLSASVRCGYIAAGVKEVAGLVDLKLATAFESGHFSAEMLLQLLRSGAYRRHMEGLRKRLAEAMTHTIRQLGELGIVPWAEPRGGMFLWCRLPQGISASDLARRALASGVMLAPGGSFSQAADADSYLRFNVSQSLAPDIYSVLAREITAGGG is encoded by the coding sequence ATGCAGGACATGCGGGACCGGATTGCCAGCCGCAGCCTGGCGGCGGGGGCGCGACTGCCTTCGGTACGTGCCTGCGCGCAGATGCACGGCGTGTCGGTGTCCACGGTGGTGGATGCTTATGACCGGCTGGTGGCCGAAGGTGTGATCGAGGCGCGGCGCGGCTCCGGCTTTTATGTCAGTGACCGGCTGGTGCCCTTGTCGCTGAATGATGCCGGTGATCGCCGCTCGCATGTCAGTGATCCGGTCTGGGTGGCGAGGCAGGCACTGGAATCCGGTGAGGCCATGCACAAGCCGGGCTGTGGCTGGCTGCCTGCGGACTGGATGCCGGATCAGGATATCCGGCGGGCCTTGCGGGCGATGGCGAGGCAGCCGCTGGCGCCGCTGACTGCCTATGGTACGCCGCAGGGATTGCCGGCCTTGCGCCAGCTGCTGTGCCGTCGCATCGGCGAGCGGGGCATCAGTGCTGGTCCCGAGCAATTGCTGTTGACCGAATCAGGCACCCAGGCGGTGGATCTGCTGTGCCGTTATCTGCTGGAGCCGGGCGATACGGTGCTGGTGGACGATCCCTGCTATTTCAGTTTTCATGCGATGTTGCGGGCGCATCGCGCCAGCGTGGTCAGCGTGCCTTATACCCCGAACGGGCCGGATCTGGCCGCTTTCGAGCAATGCCTGTCCAGACATCGGCCGCGGTTGTACATCACCAATTCGGGTCTGCAGAATCCGACGGGGGCCGCCCTGAGTTTCGAGGTGGCGCATCGCCTGCTGCAACTGGCGCAGCAGCACGAGATGTGGATCATCGAGGACGATGTGCTGGCCGATTTCGAATGGCGGCCGGCGCCCAGGCTGGCGGCGCTGGACGGTCTGCAGCGTGTGATCCATACCGGCAGTTTTTCCAAGACCTTGTCGGCCTCGGTACGCTGCGGTTACATCGCGGCCGGGGTGAAGGAGGTGGCCGGACTGGTTGACCTGAAGCTGGCGACGGCCTTCGAGTCCGGGCACTTCTCCGCCGAGATGCTGCTGCAGCTGTTGCGTAGCGGGGCCTACCGCCGGCATATGGAGGGTCTGCGCAAGCGCCTGGCCGAGGCCATGACCCATACCATTCGTCAATTGGGCGAGCTGGGCATCGTGCCCTGGGCCGAGCCGCGTGGAGGGATGTTCCTGTGGTGCCGGCTGCCGCAGGGCATCAGTGCGAGCGATCTGGCCCGCCGGGCACTGGCCTCCGGGGTGATGCTGGCACCGGGGGGCAGCTTCAGCCAGGCGGCCGATGCCGACAGCTATCTGCGCTTCAATGTATCCCAGTCGCTGGCGCCTGACATCTACTCGGTGCTGGCGCGGGAGATCACGGCCGGCGGCGGCTGA
- a CDS encoding UbiX family flavin prenyltransferase gives MADSPSRPRVIVGISGASGFQYGVKVLQLLRDMQVETHLVMSRAAGLTRQHETGWDRGSVEALADICHPSGAVDAPIASGSFLTQGMIVAPCSMRTLAAIANGISDSLLTRAADVCLKERRRLVLMARETPLHLGHLRHMAAVTEYGAMVFPPVPAMYAMPESIDAMITHSAARAISLLGLQHPAMPRWGGDPELPSG, from the coding sequence ATGGCCGACAGTCCGTCCAGACCCAGGGTCATCGTCGGCATCAGTGGGGCCAGCGGGTTCCAGTACGGCGTCAAGGTGCTGCAGTTGCTGCGGGACATGCAGGTGGAGACCCATCTGGTCATGTCGCGCGCCGCCGGCCTGACCCGTCAGCACGAAACCGGCTGGGACCGCGGCAGCGTCGAGGCACTGGCCGATATCTGCCATCCCTCCGGTGCCGTGGACGCCCCCATCGCCAGCGGATCGTTCCTGACCCAGGGCATGATCGTGGCCCCCTGCTCGATGCGGACCCTGGCCGCCATCGCCAACGGCATCAGCGACAGCCTGCTGACCCGGGCCGCCGATGTGTGCCTGAAAGAACGTCGCCGACTGGTCTTGATGGCCAGGGAAACACCCCTGCATCTTGGCCATCTTCGGCATATGGCTGCGGTGACAGAGTATGGCGCCATGGTCTTCCCGCCCGTGCCGGCCATGTATGCCATGCCCGAATCCATCGATGCCATGATCACCCACAGTGCGGCCCGCGCCATCAGCCTGCTGGGTCTGCAGCATCCCGCCATGCCGCGCTGGGGCGGCGACCCGGAACTGCCATCCGGCTGA
- a CDS encoding MFS transporter yields the protein MKSGVSRTVLALLVAGTYFMENLDATIIMPAIPAMAASFGVAPVDLNVGVSAYLLTLGVFIPVSGWAAQRFGPRRIFALAIAVFTVASLLCGLATGLWSFVLARVMQGMGGAMMVPVGRLLVLRETPKEGLVKAIAILTWPALIAPVLGPPLGGLIAGHGDWRWNFLLNLPLGAIALGLALRWVPRLQPEGGRRFDWPGFLMCGGGLLCLMLAGEWLSRQGASMPSVMSLLALGVILLALAWRHLGRTSAPVFELAALRIPTFATALVGGSLFRMSIGAIPFLVPLMLQLGFGYRPESAGMVLMAVFAGNLLMKPMTTPVMRRWGFRPVLLGNGLLNGLLIAVCALFTAATPLWLICAVLFFGGMARSMQFTALNSIAFADVEKPAMTAANTLFSTVFQLAMGLGVALGGMGWRLGSALTSGSHSVAAFHIAFLVVAGVSLLGVVDSLWLRPGAGEQVIKGRRQPAATRAVRGSRG from the coding sequence ATGAAGTCCGGTGTATCCCGTACCGTGCTGGCCCTGCTGGTGGCGGGCACCTATTTCATGGAAAACCTCGATGCCACCATCATCATGCCGGCCATTCCGGCGATGGCGGCCAGCTTCGGGGTGGCGCCGGTGGATCTCAATGTCGGGGTTTCCGCCTATCTGCTGACCCTGGGCGTGTTCATTCCGGTCAGTGGCTGGGCCGCACAGCGTTTCGGCCCCAGGCGCATCTTCGCGCTGGCGATCGCGGTGTTCACTGTCGCATCGCTGCTGTGCGGGCTTGCCACCGGTCTTTGGTCCTTTGTGCTGGCCCGGGTCATGCAGGGCATGGGAGGGGCGATGATGGTGCCGGTCGGACGCTTGCTGGTGTTGCGCGAGACGCCGAAAGAGGGGCTGGTCAAGGCCATTGCGATATTGACCTGGCCGGCGCTGATCGCCCCGGTGCTGGGCCCGCCCTTGGGCGGATTGATCGCGGGACATGGTGACTGGCGCTGGAATTTCCTGTTGAACCTGCCGCTGGGCGCGATAGCCCTGGGGCTGGCGTTGCGCTGGGTGCCACGCTTGCAGCCGGAAGGCGGCCGCCGATTCGACTGGCCCGGTTTCCTGATGTGCGGCGGTGGGCTGCTCTGTCTGATGCTGGCCGGTGAATGGCTGTCACGACAAGGGGCGTCAATGCCATCGGTGATGAGCTTGCTGGCCCTCGGCGTGATCCTGCTGGCGCTTGCCTGGCGGCATCTTGGCCGGACCTCGGCACCGGTCTTCGAGCTGGCCGCGTTGCGGATTCCGACCTTTGCCACCGCCCTGGTCGGTGGCTCCTTGTTCCGGATGAGCATCGGGGCCATTCCCTTCCTGGTGCCGTTGATGCTGCAGCTGGGCTTCGGCTACCGGCCCGAGTCGGCAGGCATGGTACTGATGGCGGTGTTCGCCGGCAATCTGCTGATGAAGCCCATGACCACACCGGTGATGCGGCGCTGGGGGTTCCGTCCGGTGCTGCTGGGCAATGGGCTGTTGAACGGTCTGCTGATCGCGGTCTGTGCTCTGTTCACGGCAGCGACGCCGCTGTGGCTGATCTGTGCCGTACTGTTTTTCGGCGGCATGGCGCGATCCATGCAGTTCACCGCACTCAACAGTATCGCCTTTGCCGATGTGGAAAAGCCGGCCATGACCGCGGCCAATACACTGTTTTCGACGGTGTTCCAGCTGGCCATGGGCCTGGGCGTGGCCTTGGGCGGGATGGGGTGGCGTCTGGGCAGTGCCTTGACTTCGGGGAGCCATTCGGTAGCGGCCTTCCATATCGCGTTTCTGGTGGTGGCCGGCGTCTCGCTGCTGGGGGTGGTCGACAGCCTGTGGTTGCGGCCCGGGGCCGGGGAACAGGTGATCAAGGGCAGGCGGCAGCCGGCCGCCACGCGAGCGGTACGTGGTTCGCGTGGTTGA
- the pdxS gene encoding pyridoxal 5'-phosphate synthase lyase subunit PdxS: MSSITTSTTDSRPTLRLKLGLAEMLKGGVIMDVCNVEQAVIAEKAGATAVMALERVPAQIRAQGGVARMANPKLIKEIMAVTSIPVMAKARIGHFAEAQVLQHLGVDFIDESEVLTMADEVNHIDKHAFETPFVCGARDLGEALRRIAEGAAMIRTKGEAGTGDVVHAVKHMRQIMRDIRQLQSMSRDELYVAARDHRAPYELVALVAELGKLPVPNFSAGGIATPADAALMRQLGAEAVFVGSGIFMTDGSTFASAEEAEARARAIVRACTHYDDPAVVAECSEAVTGAMRGLAVTSLEPTELMQARSW, translated from the coding sequence ATGAGCAGCATCACCACTTCCACCACCGACTCCCGCCCGACCCTGCGTCTGAAGCTCGGCCTCGCCGAAATGCTGAAAGGCGGCGTCATCATGGACGTCTGCAACGTCGAACAGGCCGTGATCGCCGAAAAGGCCGGCGCCACCGCCGTGATGGCGCTGGAGCGCGTTCCGGCCCAGATCCGCGCCCAGGGCGGCGTGGCCCGGATGGCCAATCCGAAGCTGATCAAGGAGATCATGGCGGTCACCTCGATTCCGGTGATGGCCAAGGCCCGCATCGGCCACTTCGCCGAAGCCCAGGTCCTGCAGCACCTCGGTGTCGACTTCATCGACGAAAGCGAAGTGCTGACCATGGCCGACGAAGTCAACCATATCGACAAGCATGCCTTCGAGACCCCCTTCGTCTGCGGCGCCCGCGATCTGGGCGAAGCCCTGCGTCGCATCGCCGAAGGCGCGGCGATGATCCGCACCAAGGGTGAAGCCGGTACCGGCGACGTCGTTCACGCCGTCAAGCACATGCGCCAGATCATGCGCGACATCCGCCAGCTGCAGTCGATGAGCCGCGACGAGCTGTATGTCGCCGCCCGCGACCACCGCGCACCCTACGAGCTGGTTGCCCTGGTCGCCGAACTGGGCAAGCTGCCGGTGCCGAACTTCTCCGCCGGCGGCATCGCCACCCCGGCCGATGCGGCCCTGATGCGTCAGCTGGGCGCCGAAGCCGTGTTTGTCGGTTCCGGCATCTTCATGACCGATGGCAGCACCTTTGCCAGCGCCGAGGAAGCCGAAGCCCGCGCCCGCGCCATTGTCCGCGCCTGCACCCATTATGACGATCCGGCCGTGGTCGCCGAATGCAGCGAAGCGGTCACCGGTGCCATGCGCGGTCTGGCTGTGACCAGCCTGGAGCCCACCGAGCTGATGCAGGCTCGCAGCTGGTGA
- a CDS encoding sugar phosphate isomerase/epimerase family protein: MQPLFLNTILLGGTTAEKIEAAAAAGFDQIELWRQDVEQADGDAAAVAGRLQQARLGLTDYQVLLDFDGAPDGKREAKRAEAIAMLDTAVTVGAGTLLVPASTDYACRPERVVEDMRWLAREAANRGLNVAHEGMAWSTVHHSLPAVWQVVQEVDEPNLGLVVDAFHIFVRDSTAADLDGIPLDRIFLVQLSDLNIEASPGTVVDIARHHRLLPGQGHFPIHSLMDKLQGYHGPIGLEVFNDDMKSRRPAEVAVEAMAALRKVLPQAAEAT, translated from the coding sequence ATGCAACCCTTGTTTCTCAATACCATTTTGCTGGGCGGAACCACCGCCGAAAAGATCGAGGCCGCTGCCGCTGCCGGCTTCGACCAGATCGAACTCTGGCGCCAGGATGTCGAGCAGGCCGACGGCGATGCCGCAGCCGTCGCCGGTCGCCTGCAGCAGGCCCGCCTGGGACTGACCGACTACCAGGTCCTGCTGGATTTCGATGGCGCGCCTGACGGCAAACGCGAGGCCAAGCGGGCTGAAGCCATCGCCATGCTCGATACCGCCGTCACCGTGGGTGCCGGGACCCTGCTGGTGCCCGCCTCCACCGACTATGCCTGTCGCCCGGAGCGCGTGGTCGAGGACATGCGCTGGCTGGCCCGCGAGGCCGCGAACCGGGGGCTGAACGTAGCCCATGAAGGAATGGCCTGGAGCACGGTGCATCACAGCCTGCCGGCGGTCTGGCAGGTGGTGCAGGAGGTCGACGAACCCAATCTCGGACTGGTAGTCGATGCCTTCCATATCTTCGTCCGTGACAGCACCGCCGCCGACCTGGACGGCATTCCCCTGGACCGGATCTTCCTGGTCCAGCTTTCGGATCTCAATATCGAAGCCAGTCCGGGCACGGTGGTGGACATCGCCCGCCATCATCGCCTGCTGCCTGGCCAGGGCCATTTCCCCATCCATTCCCTGATGGACAAGTTGCAGGGATATCACGGCCCGATCGGTCTGGAAGTCTTCAATGACGACATGAAGTCACGTCGTCCGGCCGAAGTCGCCGTCGAAGCCATGGCGGCACTCAGAAAAGTGCTGCCACAGGCAGCGGAGGCCACCTGA
- the pdxT gene encoding pyridoxal 5'-phosphate synthase glutaminase subunit PdxT codes for MSARRLGVLTLQGAYAAHAQVLERLGAQVRPVRLPADFEGLDGLVIPGGESTTMLRLLERDEMFAALQNYARHKPCLGTCAGAILLAHQVSPAQASLDILDIDVQRNGYGRQLDSAIISGPTALPGGPLEMVFIRAPRFTRIGKDVEVLAERDGEAVLVRQGRHLAASFHPELGEDPRVHQAFLDGL; via the coding sequence GTGAGTGCCCGCCGGCTTGGCGTCCTGACACTTCAGGGCGCCTATGCCGCCCATGCCCAGGTCCTGGAGCGCCTCGGCGCCCAGGTCCGGCCGGTCCGTCTGCCCGCCGACTTCGAGGGGCTGGACGGGCTGGTGATACCGGGCGGTGAATCGACCACGATGCTGCGACTGCTGGAGCGTGACGAGATGTTTGCCGCGCTGCAGAACTATGCCCGTCACAAGCCCTGCCTGGGCACCTGTGCCGGCGCGATTCTGCTGGCCCACCAGGTCAGTCCGGCCCAGGCCAGCCTGGATATTCTGGATATCGACGTGCAGCGCAACGGCTACGGCCGCCAGCTGGATTCGGCCATCATCAGCGGTCCGACCGCCCTGCCGGGTGGCCCGCTGGAAATGGTGTTTATCCGTGCGCCCCGCTTCACCCGCATCGGCAAGGATGTCGAAGTGCTGGCCGAGCGGGACGGCGAGGCCGTGCTGGTCCGTCAGGGCCGTCATCTGGCCGCCAGCTTCCATCCGGAGCTGGGCGAGGATCCTCGCGTGCATCAGGCCTTTCTGGACGGACTCTGA
- a CDS encoding MFS transporter has product MAAAMSAPASGQSPGHPVLLGMLGVSLVALNLRTAVVSLSPLYDFMRRSFAVSHSAQGIMGTLPVLCFAAFGLFGPRIGRTIGLERGMVLALLMIAAGEVLRAAFSPSIGVFGLISVLALGGIGLGNVLLPPAIKELFPDHVGALTSLYLVLVAVSAAAPPMLAVPLAHAFGWRLAIGSWALLAIVAALPWLLIARRSHTPHEAGPAASTLQACRWPTAWAITALFAVGALAMYALIAWMPRLLTEQAGVDAATAGTMLAIYNLIGFPHSLVVPMILEKDRHPGWVILFATTCLCCGVLGLGFVPSASWLWIFPAGLGAMFIPIGLTLVNLRSRTKEGTASLSSFVQSAGYLISASGPLLFGWLNQLSGGWRVPCLFLAACGIVAGAAGMIAIRPVFIEDAR; this is encoded by the coding sequence ATGGCTGCAGCCATGTCCGCGCCGGCCAGCGGCCAATCACCGGGCCATCCCGTCCTGCTCGGCATGCTCGGCGTCAGTCTGGTCGCCCTGAATCTGCGTACGGCGGTGGTCTCGCTTTCGCCACTGTACGACTTCATGCGCCGGAGCTTTGCCGTCAGCCACTCGGCCCAGGGCATCATGGGCACGCTGCCGGTACTGTGCTTCGCCGCGTTCGGCCTCTTCGGTCCGCGCATCGGCCGGACCATCGGCCTCGAGCGGGGCATGGTGCTGGCCCTGCTGATGATCGCCGCCGGCGAGGTGCTGCGCGCCGCATTCAGCCCATCCATCGGCGTCTTCGGCCTGATCTCGGTGCTGGCCCTGGGTGGCATCGGTCTGGGCAACGTGCTGCTGCCGCCAGCCATCAAGGAGTTGTTTCCCGATCATGTCGGTGCCTTGACCAGCCTGTATCTTGTGCTGGTAGCCGTCAGTGCCGCCGCGCCGCCGATGCTGGCCGTTCCGCTGGCGCATGCCTTCGGCTGGCGGCTCGCGATCGGAAGCTGGGCCTTGCTGGCGATTGTCGCAGCGCTGCCCTGGCTGCTGATTGCGCGCCGCAGCCACACACCACATGAGGCCGGCCCCGCTGCCAGCACCTTGCAAGCCTGCCGCTGGCCAACCGCCTGGGCCATCACCGCCCTGTTTGCTGTCGGAGCCCTGGCCATGTATGCGCTGATTGCCTGGATGCCCCGCCTGCTGACCGAGCAAGCCGGCGTCGATGCCGCCACGGCCGGGACCATGCTGGCCATCTACAATCTGATCGGGTTTCCGCACAGTCTGGTCGTGCCGATGATTCTGGAGAAGGACCGCCATCCGGGCTGGGTCATCCTGTTCGCGACCACCTGTCTGTGCTGCGGCGTGCTCGGCCTCGGCTTTGTGCCGAGCGCATCCTGGCTCTGGATTTTCCCCGCAGGGCTGGGCGCCATGTTCATTCCCATCGGCCTGACCCTGGTCAATCTGCGCAGTCGGACCAAGGAAGGCACGGCGTCGCTGAGCAGCTTCGTGCAAAGCGCCGGCTATCTGATTTCGGCCAGCGGCCCCCTGCTGTTTGGCTGGCTGAACCAGCTCAGCGGCGGTTGGCGAGTGCCCTGCCTGTTTCTTGCCGCCTGCGGCATCGTGGCCGGCGCGGCCGGCATGATCGCCATTCGCCCCGTTTTTATCGAGGATGCAAGGTGA
- a CDS encoding SDR family oxidoreductase — MSDEHVLIAGASGVVGLAAVQACQAAGWEVSTLGRAARGPAGVRHLQADLAEPASLEVHARDLKRVSHLFYAALQPDPDPGAEADLNAAMLEHLVKALLQAGASLQRLIFIQGGKVYGAHLGVYKTPAREDDSRHFPPNLYFRHEDFARSLEREGIRWTALRPDIVIGHSLGSAMNLGHLIGVYGSLCKATGTAMQFPGPAAAYRDVLVNITGAEVLGEAAVWAVETGADGAFNITNGDVFRWAHVWPKLADWFGLDIGEPQPISLDQRLRALASQWRSLAVRHALVEPDLHRLGPGGFGDFIFHVQTDAIFDVTKARQAGFQGMVRRSDEVLLAHLDAMRRRRLIP, encoded by the coding sequence ATGAGCGACGAGCATGTATTGATCGCCGGCGCCAGCGGCGTGGTCGGGCTGGCGGCAGTCCAGGCCTGCCAGGCGGCTGGCTGGGAAGTATCGACGCTGGGTCGGGCGGCACGCGGACCTGCCGGCGTGCGGCATCTGCAGGCGGATCTGGCGGAGCCGGCCAGTCTGGAGGTCCATGCCCGGGACTTGAAACGCGTCAGTCACCTGTTTTATGCCGCCTTGCAGCCGGATCCCGACCCGGGTGCGGAAGCGGATCTCAACGCGGCGATGCTGGAGCATCTGGTGAAGGCACTGCTGCAGGCCGGCGCCTCCTTGCAGCGACTGATCTTTATCCAGGGCGGCAAGGTCTACGGTGCCCATCTCGGCGTCTACAAGACGCCGGCTCGCGAGGACGACAGCCGCCACTTCCCGCCGAATCTCTATTTCCGGCACGAGGATTTCGCCCGTTCACTTGAGCGCGAGGGCATCCGCTGGACGGCGCTGCGCCCGGATATCGTCATTGGACATTCCCTGGGTTCGGCGATGAATCTCGGCCATCTCATCGGTGTCTACGGCAGCTTGTGCAAGGCGACCGGGACGGCCATGCAGTTTCCGGGCCCGGCCGCGGCCTATCGCGATGTGCTGGTGAATATCACCGGCGCCGAGGTGCTCGGCGAGGCGGCCGTATGGGCCGTCGAAACCGGAGCTGACGGGGCCTTCAATATTACCAATGGCGATGTCTTCCGCTGGGCTCATGTCTGGCCGAAGCTGGCGGACTGGTTTGGCCTGGACATCGGCGAGCCGCAGCCCATCTCGCTGGATCAGCGGCTGCGTGCCCTTGCCTCGCAGTGGCGAAGTCTGGCCGTCCGGCACGCACTGGTCGAGCCGGATCTGCATCGACTCGGACCGGGCGGCTTCGGCGACTTCATCTTCCATGTGCAGACCGATGCGATTTTCGATGTCACCAAGGCGCGGCAGGCCGGATTCCAAGGCATGGTCCGGCGCTCGGACGAGGTATTGCTGGCACATCTGGACGCCATGCGTCGCCGGCGTCTGATACCTTGA
- a CDS encoding LysR substrate-binding domain-containing protein produces the protein MNRPSLISVSLRKIHTFSIVCDTMHMARAAERLGISQPSLSEQIQGLEQALGFRLFHRRRRAIDLTEAGQQLLIEARALLQAHHDMLERVGRIARGEMGRLAIGHVGSAMFVRPLAGQLKAMRKRFPGVDMRLREAGGRRLLEALAAGDLDLVLLRAPLKLPAYLRHRVHSSQKLVVVMPRGHVLAGSRGIHLSQLAAHVLVDYAEDDQTIGITPMVRELAQQSGVELQVSWRVTTVGSVLGLVASGEGIGIVPDHAALRASRSVVARVLKPPVNSELWLVWHQDRETPTVRQFLAIVGEDDGRAVVVRP, from the coding sequence ATGAACAGGCCGTCGCTGATATCGGTTTCTCTGAGAAAGATCCATACCTTCTCTATCGTCTGCGACACCATGCACATGGCGCGTGCGGCAGAACGGCTGGGTATCAGCCAGCCATCCCTGAGCGAGCAGATCCAGGGCCTGGAGCAGGCGCTGGGGTTTCGGCTGTTCCATCGCCGCCGCCGCGCCATCGATCTGACCGAGGCCGGCCAGCAGTTGCTGATCGAGGCACGGGCTCTGCTGCAGGCCCATCACGACATGCTGGAGCGGGTCGGTCGTATCGCCCGGGGCGAGATGGGCCGGCTGGCGATCGGCCATGTCGGTTCGGCCATGTTCGTGCGTCCGCTGGCCGGCCAGTTGAAAGCCATGCGCAAACGCTTTCCAGGCGTGGACATGAGGTTGCGCGAGGCTGGCGGCCGTCGTCTGCTGGAAGCCCTGGCTGCCGGTGATCTGGATCTGGTCTTGTTGCGCGCGCCGTTGAAACTGCCAGCTTATCTCCGTCATCGGGTGCACTCCAGCCAGAAGCTGGTGGTGGTGATGCCGCGTGGCCATGTTCTGGCGGGATCACGAGGTATCCACCTTAGCCAGCTGGCCGCGCATGTGCTGGTGGACTATGCCGAAGATGACCAGACGATCGGCATCACGCCGATGGTTCGCGAGCTGGCGCAGCAGTCAGGTGTCGAACTGCAGGTCAGCTGGCGGGTGACCACGGTGGGCAGTGTGCTGGGTCTGGTGGCTTCGGGCGAGGGGATCGGCATCGTGCCGGATCATGCCGCCTTGCGTGCCAGCCGCAGCGTGGTGGCGCGCGTATTGAAACCGCCCGTCAACAGCGAGTTGTGGCTGGTCTGGCATCAGGACAGGGAGACTCCCACCGTGCGCCAGTTTCTGGCCATCGTCGGAGAAGATGACGGCCGAGCGGTCGTCGTTCGCCCATGA
- a CDS encoding UbiD family decarboxylase, with protein MSTASPTLPVTDLRSAIARLQTFADEYIETDVTVDPEAELSGVYRHVGAAGTVQRPTRRGPAMMFNSIKGHPDFRVLIGLLCSRQRVARLLDVPAQALGQHLLQAVQHAVAPRLIEDAQPACQQVVHRAEDPGFDLRRLLPAPTNTPEDAGPYFTMGLAYAADPETGAHDVTIHRLCVQGKDEISMYFVPGRHLDQFRIKAEQAGKALPITISIGVDPAIEIATCFEPPTTPLGFDELSIAGGLRGKAVELVRAVSVDARAIAHAEVVIEGELVPDYRVKEDQNTGTGKAMPEFPGYTGEAKPAVPVIKVKAVPHRHQPILQTCIGSSDEHTNLAGIPTEASILGMTEKALPGFVLNVHCPSPGTGKYMAVLQVRKRSANDEGRQRQAALLAFAAFSELKHVFLVDEDVDPFDLSDVIWAMTTRYQADVDTIMIPGVRCHPLDPSQDPAFSPSIRGHGISCKTIYDCTVPFDLKDRFQRSRFMDVDVARFVPGFRD; from the coding sequence ATGAGCACCGCATCCCCCACCCTGCCCGTCACGGATCTGCGCTCGGCCATCGCCCGCCTGCAGACCTTTGCCGACGAATATATCGAAACCGATGTCACCGTCGATCCGGAAGCCGAGCTTTCCGGTGTCTATCGCCACGTGGGGGCCGCCGGCACGGTACAACGGCCCACCCGTCGCGGGCCCGCCATGATGTTCAACAGCATCAAGGGCCACCCGGACTTTCGCGTGCTGATCGGCCTGCTGTGCTCCCGTCAACGGGTGGCACGCCTGCTGGACGTGCCGGCACAGGCACTGGGGCAGCATCTTCTGCAGGCCGTCCAGCACGCCGTAGCGCCCAGGCTGATCGAGGATGCACAACCCGCTTGCCAGCAAGTCGTGCATCGGGCCGAGGATCCGGGCTTCGATCTGCGACGTCTGCTGCCTGCGCCTACCAATACGCCGGAAGATGCCGGTCCGTATTTCACCATGGGCCTGGCCTATGCCGCCGATCCCGAGACCGGTGCGCACGATGTCACGATCCATCGCCTGTGCGTCCAGGGCAAGGACGAGATTTCGATGTATTTTGTCCCCGGCCGTCATCTGGATCAGTTCCGGATCAAGGCCGAACAGGCCGGCAAGGCCTTGCCGATCACCATTTCCATCGGTGTCGATCCGGCGATCGAGATCGCCACCTGCTTCGAACCGCCGACGACTCCGCTGGGCTTCGATGAACTGTCCATTGCCGGAGGCCTGCGCGGCAAGGCCGTGGAACTGGTGAGAGCCGTTTCCGTCGACGCCCGCGCCATCGCCCATGCCGAAGTGGTGATCGAGGGCGAGCTGGTTCCCGACTACCGCGTCAAGGAAGATCAGAACACCGGCACCGGCAAGGCCATGCCCGAATTCCCCGGCTATACCGGCGAGGCCAAGCCGGCCGTGCCGGTCATCAAGGTCAAGGCGGTCCCCCATCGCCATCAACCCATTCTGCAGACCTGCATCGGGTCATCGGATGAACATACCAATCTGGCCGGCATTCCCACCGAGGCCAGCATTCTGGGGATGACCGAAAAGGCCTTGCCCGGATTTGTGCTGAATGTGCATTGCCCTTCACCGGGGACCGGCAAATACATGGCCGTACTGCAGGTCAGGAAACGTTCGGCCAATGACGAAGGACGCCAGCGTCAGGCTGCCTTGCTTGCTTTTGCCGCCTTTTCCGAACTCAAGCATGTCTTTCTGGTGGACGAGGATGTCGATCCCTTCGATCTCTCCGACGTGATCTGGGCGATGACGACCCGCTATCAGGCCGATGTCGATACCATCATGATTCCAGGGGTACGCTGCCACCCGCTGGATCCCTCCCAGGACCCTGCATTCAGCCCCAGCATCCGCGGCCATGGCATCAGCTGCAAGACGATTTACGATTGCACCGTGCCCTTCGACCTGAAAGACCGGTTCCAGCGCTCCCGGTTCATGGATGTGGATGTCGCCCGCTTTGTGCCGGGATTCCGGGACTGA